A stretch of Synergistaceae bacterium DNA encodes these proteins:
- a CDS encoding class I SAM-dependent DNA methyltransferase, which yields MCINEKSDTQKFWLTLIRDVFGIANPEEYVDFEKRVEMEHIKFIDAFIPSTGTIIEQKSPGKDLEAAFVQAKNYYDWLPFSQRGRYIVTCDFDEIHVHDMEEPTASPQVIPVPEATADELSFLLTPGETLPLEVRVSIKAGELIRKLYDSLLASTVEAVDKLADERNYTDEQRKALFEKAADGINVFCVRLVFILYAEDAGLFTKGQFRNYLAPRRIRAREVIRELFTVLNQKPERRDPFISSELMAFPLVDGGLFEGEVNFPQLNDEVLNIILHDMSEGFNWAGISPVIFGAIFESTLNNETRKHEGIHYTSPANIHKVIDPLFLDELTQTLAGILSEPYSEWRTKELSAFQEKLAALRFLDPACGSGNFLTESFISLRRLENKLLAAIPEGERPPVKVSITQFYGIESHPFAANVARTALWISDHQMWKETQAVMNTHDSPLPLKEYDNIKEGSAMATLENLGWKLPGWKIPHDDMLYIMGNPPFVGYSQQNNGQKQEVRDAFGQGKVDYVACWFMIAASYVQDKKTKAAFVATNSIIQGEQAAYVFKPISERWGIKIEFAYQPFVWKNELPDPSKMARVHVVIIGFSTNPPELKKLYTADGMKLVENINFYLADGPDEDVVDSMETAICDDVPPMTTGNRAGDGGNLIIEGEDYAEFIKREPNAARYIKRYMMGRDFINNIPRYCLWLVGASPHEIQSMPLVAKRVKACKADRLKGAPDRQKLADTPHLFREQMNPAHYVAIPVVSSEKRLYIPMGWLDDSVIPGDKLHIIPDATLYHFGVLMSRVHMAWMRRVGGRLKSDYSYSKNIVYNTFAWPSPTEAQRKRIEASAQAILDARALYPDSSLAELYNDAFMPLELRRAHRENDAAVLEAYGFAEDISEDGIVRGLFRLYHALTKK from the coding sequence GGACTTCGAGAAACGCGTCGAGATGGAGCACATAAAGTTCATCGATGCGTTCATACCGTCAACAGGAACAATCATCGAGCAGAAATCGCCCGGCAAAGACCTTGAGGCCGCGTTTGTTCAGGCGAAAAATTATTATGACTGGCTTCCGTTCTCGCAGAGAGGACGCTACATAGTTACGTGCGACTTCGACGAGATCCACGTCCACGACATGGAAGAGCCCACAGCATCGCCGCAAGTTATACCAGTCCCGGAAGCAACAGCCGACGAGCTCTCATTCCTGCTCACACCGGGAGAAACTCTGCCGCTCGAAGTAAGAGTCTCAATCAAGGCCGGAGAGCTCATCAGGAAACTTTATGATTCACTGCTGGCCTCAACAGTCGAAGCAGTGGACAAATTAGCCGACGAACGCAACTATACTGACGAACAGCGCAAAGCACTTTTCGAGAAAGCTGCTGACGGCATCAACGTCTTCTGCGTAAGGCTCGTGTTCATTCTTTATGCTGAGGATGCCGGGCTGTTCACGAAGGGGCAATTCCGCAACTACCTCGCGCCCCGTAGAATAAGGGCACGCGAAGTAATCAGGGAGCTGTTCACTGTCCTCAACCAGAAGCCCGAACGCAGAGATCCATTCATCAGCAGTGAGCTTATGGCATTCCCACTCGTCGACGGCGGGCTGTTCGAGGGAGAAGTCAATTTTCCGCAGCTCAATGATGAAGTGCTGAACATAATCCTTCATGACATGTCCGAAGGCTTCAACTGGGCCGGAATATCCCCCGTAATCTTTGGCGCAATCTTCGAGTCAACGCTCAACAACGAAACGCGCAAGCATGAGGGCATTCACTACACATCACCCGCAAACATACACAAGGTCATAGACCCGCTGTTTCTCGACGAACTCACACAAACACTCGCGGGCATACTGTCAGAGCCGTACTCGGAATGGCGGACGAAAGAATTATCAGCGTTTCAGGAGAAGCTGGCCGCGCTGAGATTCTTAGACCCGGCGTGCGGTTCAGGAAACTTCCTTACTGAGTCCTTCATCTCACTGCGAAGGCTGGAGAACAAGTTACTTGCCGCAATTCCTGAGGGAGAAAGGCCGCCAGTGAAAGTCTCCATCACACAGTTCTACGGCATAGAGTCCCATCCTTTCGCCGCCAACGTCGCGCGTACCGCCCTGTGGATAAGCGACCACCAGATGTGGAAGGAAACCCAAGCCGTAATGAACACTCACGACTCGCCCCTTCCGCTGAAAGAGTATGACAACATCAAGGAAGGCTCAGCAATGGCGACGCTCGAGAATTTAGGCTGGAAGCTGCCGGGCTGGAAGATTCCTCATGACGATATGCTCTACATCATGGGAAATCCTCCGTTTGTCGGCTACTCCCAGCAGAATAACGGACAGAAGCAGGAAGTCCGCGATGCCTTCGGACAAGGAAAAGTAGATTACGTTGCGTGCTGGTTCATGATTGCCGCAAGCTACGTGCAGGACAAGAAAACCAAAGCCGCCTTCGTAGCGACGAACTCAATCATTCAGGGAGAGCAGGCCGCATATGTCTTCAAGCCCATAAGCGAGAGATGGGGGATAAAGATAGAGTTTGCGTATCAGCCATTCGTGTGGAAGAATGAGCTTCCTGATCCCTCAAAGATGGCTCGCGTACATGTCGTGATTATAGGTTTCAGCACAAACCCGCCAGAATTGAAGAAGCTATACACCGCTGACGGAATGAAGCTCGTGGAGAACATAAACTTTTATCTTGCCGACGGGCCGGATGAGGATGTTGTGGACAGCATGGAGACGGCGATCTGCGACGATGTGCCGCCGATGACGACAGGCAACAGGGCGGGCGATGGCGGAAATCTCATCATCGAGGGTGAGGATTACGCGGAGTTCATCAAGAGAGAGCCGAACGCCGCTAGGTATATCAAACGCTATATGATGGGGCGAGACTTCATCAACAATATTCCGCGATATTGTTTGTGGCTCGTCGGGGCAAGTCCGCACGAGATTCAGAGTATGCCTCTTGTTGCAAAGAGGGTGAAGGCCTGCAAGGCAGACAGGCTCAAGGGTGCACCAGACCGCCAGAAACTGGCAGATACTCCGCACCTGTTCCGCGAGCAGATGAATCCAGCGCACTATGTGGCAATCCCGGTAGTGTCATCGGAGAAAAGACTCTATATCCCGATGGGCTGGCTTGATGATTCTGTGATACCAGGAGATAAGCTACATATTATCCCTGACGCTACGCTGTACCACTTCGGAGTCCTGATGAGTCGCGTGCATATGGCGTGGATGCGGAGAGTAGGCGGAAGGCTGAAGAGTGATTACAGCTACTCGAAGAACATCGTGTACAACACATTTGCCTGGCCAAGCCCGACGGAAGCACAGAGGAAGCGCATAGAGGCTTCTGCACAGGCAATTCTTGATGCGCGGGCACTGTACCCTGACTCGTCGCTGGCGGAACTCTACAATGATGCCTTCATGCCGCTGGAGCTCCGCAGAGCGCACAGGGAGAATGACGCGGCGGTGCTGGAGGCGTACGGGTTCGCTGAGGACATCAGCGAGGACGGGATAGTGAGAGGGCTGTTCCGGCTGTACCACGCCCTGACGAAGAAGTGA
- a CDS encoding MATE family efflux transporter: protein MPTKHQVDMLHGPLLSKILIFALPLAASMMLQQLFNSADVAVVGRFDSPQAMAAVGSNGAAINLMVNLFVGLSIGANVIVARCIGRNDRAGIHDAVHTSIALALIGGAVLVVWGLTMARTILTLMNTPADIIELAVVYFRIYFLGAPFIMLYNFGSAVLRSKGDSRRPLVSLAAGGVINVILNVIFVVGLRMSVAGVAIATVLSNVVSSLMIMRWLMQEEAPFTFRPSALKLSRTHAAEILKVGLPAGVQGSLFSISNVCIQTAINGIGSYASAGSAAALNFDFLVYYIVAAFTQAAVTFTSQNFGAGNYKRCDKVFASTMLAGTGFTGLACVVCWLWCRPLLSVYTTSAEVLHYAEIRMIHVVCFLWMTNFYEISGGCLRGMGHSTLPSVMVLMGCCVLRIVWVYTVFTYYSSFTALMNVYPLSWFITSVGTLAAYFLIRRKVFA from the coding sequence ATGCCCACTAAACATCAGGTAGACATGCTTCACGGCCCGCTTCTCAGCAAGATACTAATCTTCGCCCTTCCCCTCGCGGCGAGCATGATGCTCCAGCAGCTCTTCAACTCCGCAGACGTTGCCGTCGTCGGACGCTTCGACAGCCCTCAGGCAATGGCCGCAGTCGGCAGCAACGGAGCAGCCATCAACCTCATGGTCAACCTCTTCGTCGGCCTCTCGATCGGCGCGAACGTCATCGTCGCACGCTGCATCGGCAGGAACGACAGAGCGGGCATTCATGACGCAGTCCACACCTCGATAGCACTCGCACTTATCGGCGGAGCAGTCCTCGTCGTCTGGGGGCTCACGATGGCACGCACAATCCTTACCCTCATGAACACTCCTGCAGACATCATCGAGCTTGCTGTCGTGTACTTCAGAATATACTTTCTGGGAGCACCGTTCATCATGCTCTACAACTTCGGCTCTGCGGTTCTCAGAAGCAAGGGAGACAGCCGCCGTCCTCTGGTCTCTCTTGCCGCAGGAGGAGTCATCAACGTAATCTTGAACGTAATCTTTGTGGTGGGCTTGAGGATGAGCGTCGCGGGCGTGGCTATCGCTACAGTGCTGTCCAACGTCGTGAGCTCATTGATGATCATGCGCTGGCTTATGCAGGAGGAAGCTCCCTTCACCTTCCGGCCAAGTGCATTGAAGCTGAGCAGGACGCACGCCGCAGAAATCTTGAAGGTAGGTCTTCCCGCCGGAGTTCAGGGCTCGCTGTTCTCGATCTCGAACGTGTGCATTCAGACGGCCATAAACGGCATCGGCTCTTACGCATCAGCAGGGAGTGCCGCCGCCCTCAACTTCGACTTTCTGGTGTACTACATTGTTGCGGCATTCACGCAGGCGGCAGTAACCTTCACGTCCCAGAACTTCGGCGCGGGCAACTACAAGCGGTGCGACAAGGTCTTCGCCTCAACCATGCTCGCGGGAACGGGCTTCACCGGCCTTGCGTGCGTTGTGTGCTGGCTGTGGTGCAGGCCGTTGCTGAGCGTCTACACAACGAGCGCGGAGGTTCTGCATTACGCGGAAATAAGGATGATTCACGTGGTGTGCTTCCTGTGGATGACGAACTTCTACGAGATTTCGGGGGGATGCCTGCGCGGAATGGGACACTCTACCCTGCCGTCGGTTATGGTGCTGATGGGGTGCTGCGTCCTGCGGATAGTGTGGGTGTACACGGTCTTCACGTACTACAGCAGCTTCACGGCCTTGATGAACGTTTACCCGCTGTCGTGGTTCATAACGAGCGTAGGGACTCTCGCGGCGTACTTCCTCATTCGTCGGAAGGTGTTCGCGTGA
- a CDS encoding Cof-type HAD-IIB family hydrolase produces MKLIFLDIDGTLTAPGENTPPQSAVEAIEKARAKGNKVFLCTGRNPDMLRPLLRFQFDGFISCAGGYVVIGEKYDNVIYDHPMTDEQRDIALRTLHDSGVFCTIEAEGGSWGDENLGDFLKGQGEGNSELERWRKALSENLGIKPMSQYDGSPIYKVVIMCNRMEQLDACREALGQDFNIVVQEVRVGGSDSHCINGEIINKAFNKGLGVRMIAEKFGVPISDTVGFGDSMNDLEMIQTVGFSVCMANGSEKLKELSDMVCASVSEDGLAKAFANLQLI; encoded by the coding sequence TTGAAGCTGATATTTCTGGATATTGACGGCACACTGACCGCGCCGGGCGAAAACACTCCCCCTCAGAGCGCAGTCGAAGCCATCGAGAAAGCTCGCGCCAAAGGGAATAAAGTTTTTCTCTGCACCGGCCGCAATCCCGACATGCTCCGGCCTCTTCTCCGCTTCCAGTTCGACGGGTTCATCTCGTGCGCAGGAGGCTATGTCGTCATCGGCGAGAAGTACGACAACGTCATCTACGACCACCCTATGACGGACGAGCAGAGGGACATTGCCCTGAGAACCCTTCACGACAGCGGCGTCTTCTGCACGATAGAAGCTGAAGGCGGCTCGTGGGGAGACGAGAATCTAGGCGACTTCCTCAAGGGGCAGGGCGAAGGCAACAGCGAGCTTGAACGCTGGCGCAAGGCTCTCTCCGAGAATCTCGGCATAAAGCCCATGAGCCAATACGACGGCTCTCCCATCTACAAGGTTGTCATCATGTGCAACAGGATGGAGCAGCTCGATGCGTGCCGTGAAGCTCTCGGGCAGGACTTCAACATTGTGGTTCAGGAGGTCAGGGTAGGCGGCTCTGACTCTCACTGCATAAACGGCGAAATCATCAACAAAGCCTTCAACAAGGGGCTTGGGGTGAGGATGATTGCCGAGAAATTTGGTGTCCCTATCTCTGATACAGTGGGCTTCGGGGACAGCATGAATGATCTTGAGATGATACAGACAGTAGGCTTCAGCGTCTGTATGGCGAACGGCTCGGAAAAGCTGAAGGAACTCTCTGATATGGTCTGCGCGTCAGTGAGCGAGGACGGCCTTGCGAAGGCGTTTGCAAATTTGCAGTTAATCTAA
- a CDS encoding PTS glucose transporter subunit IIA, producing the protein MALDYRKCAEEIVSHIGGRENIVQAAHCATRLRLVIKDNGKVDKKALENIDGVKGMFESNGQLQLIIGTGTVNKVYAEFLSVTGMTEATKDDVKAAAAAGQPIWKRMLKPIGDVFVPILPAIVASGLMMGFVEAMGKVYPEFASTSWYDFLDMVANTAFAYLPVIVAISAARVFGGNTFLGAVIGLAMIHANLVNAWVVGSLESIPAWNFNIFNFIVTVQKVGYQGHVIPVIIAVWLMCTIEKWLHKVTPEMIDLFVVPFTTVLLTTFITFTVIGPIFSQLETWVLAGAQILVKNPVGSAVMGAIYPWTVVMGLHHMYNVIEAGMLAAGGLNTWMPIASAANFAQFGACLAIGFKARNARTKVVAVPSSISAALGITEPAIFGINLRFFKPLIAGMIGGTVGAFFGAFTGIGAKAYGVTGIPGYLTIAQPLQYTILLALSGGIAFVFAWMMWKEEEPAEAAPAPAAEPEKTVEFGTVISSSAGEIAQCTAGKVIPYTEIPDPTFATGTLGQGVGIQPDDEYVYAPIDGEIASVAESKHAIGISGANDMEVLIHVGVDTVEMKGDGFEDFVKEGDKVRKGQKLMRFDRAKIKAAGHPDTVVLLLTNSDDYEDVKFGADL; encoded by the coding sequence ATGGCACTGGATTACAGGAAGTGTGCGGAAGAAATAGTGTCGCACATCGGCGGGCGAGAGAACATCGTCCAGGCAGCGCACTGCGCAACGAGACTGAGGCTGGTCATCAAGGACAACGGCAAGGTCGACAAGAAGGCTCTCGAGAACATAGACGGCGTGAAGGGAATGTTCGAGAGCAACGGACAGCTTCAGCTCATCATCGGGACGGGCACAGTCAACAAGGTCTACGCGGAGTTCCTTAGCGTTACGGGAATGACCGAAGCCACGAAGGACGACGTGAAAGCTGCCGCCGCCGCAGGACAGCCCATCTGGAAGAGGATGCTCAAGCCAATAGGAGACGTGTTCGTGCCGATTCTGCCGGCAATCGTTGCGTCAGGCCTCATGATGGGATTCGTCGAGGCAATGGGCAAAGTCTATCCCGAGTTTGCGTCAACTTCGTGGTATGACTTCCTCGACATGGTCGCCAACACAGCGTTTGCGTACCTGCCCGTCATCGTCGCAATCTCTGCGGCTCGTGTCTTCGGCGGAAATACCTTCTTGGGCGCAGTCATCGGTCTCGCCATGATTCACGCCAACCTCGTGAACGCGTGGGTGGTCGGTTCGCTCGAGTCAATCCCCGCATGGAACTTCAACATCTTCAACTTCATCGTTACGGTTCAGAAGGTAGGTTATCAGGGACACGTCATCCCCGTAATCATCGCAGTGTGGCTTATGTGCACAATCGAGAAGTGGCTTCACAAGGTTACTCCTGAGATGATCGACCTGTTCGTCGTGCCTTTCACGACAGTTCTTCTTACGACGTTCATCACCTTCACGGTAATCGGCCCGATATTCTCACAGCTTGAGACGTGGGTCTTGGCCGGAGCACAGATACTCGTGAAGAACCCGGTAGGCTCTGCTGTAATGGGAGCTATCTATCCTTGGACGGTCGTCATGGGACTTCACCACATGTACAACGTCATAGAAGCCGGTATGTTGGCAGCTGGCGGCTTGAACACATGGATGCCCATAGCTTCGGCCGCGAACTTCGCACAGTTCGGCGCGTGCTTGGCAATCGGCTTCAAGGCACGCAATGCCCGCACGAAGGTTGTTGCAGTTCCTTCGTCAATATCGGCGGCACTGGGCATCACTGAGCCTGCTATCTTCGGTATCAACCTGCGCTTCTTCAAGCCCCTCATTGCAGGAATGATCGGCGGAACAGTCGGAGCATTCTTCGGAGCATTCACGGGCATCGGCGCGAAGGCATACGGCGTTACGGGAATTCCCGGCTACCTTACGATTGCCCAGCCCCTCCAGTACACGATACTTCTCGCGCTTTCCGGCGGTATAGCTTTCGTGTTTGCGTGGATGATGTGGAAAGAGGAAGAGCCTGCAGAGGCAGCACCCGCACCTGCGGCAGAGCCTGAGAAGACAGTAGAGTTCGGGACGGTAATCAGCTCCTCAGCCGGAGAGATCGCGCAGTGCACGGCCGGAAAGGTTATCCCTTACACCGAGATTCCTGACCCGACATTTGCGACAGGGACGCTCGGACAGGGTGTCGGAATCCAGCCTGATGATGAGTACGTCTATGCTCCTATCGACGGCGAGATCGCTTCAGTTGCGGAGAGCAAGCACGCTATCGGCATCAGCGGCGCAAATGACATGGAAGTTCTGATTCACGTCGGAGTTGACACGGTAGAGATGAAGGGCGACGGGTTCGAGGACTTCGTCAAGGAAGGCGACAAGGTCAGGAAGGGGCAGAAACTGATGCGCTTTGACCGCGCGAAGATCAAGGCGGCAGGGCATCCTGATACGGTAGTCCTTCTCCTCACGAACAGCGACGATTATGAGGACGTGAAGTTCGGCGCAGACCTGTAA
- a CDS encoding flavin reductase family protein: protein MLKDLGSVPAVFPMPVLMVATYGEDGTVDVMNVAWGGICGMDKIALNLAPDRKTLKNIQAKKAFTVALADAAHIKEADFLGTASGNVMADKFARTGLTAVKSAHVDAPVIQEFPLTMECRLEEVRECFGEMRVVGTIVNVLAAEEVLDEKGKVDAGKLNAVMFDQFRNTYYTVGQQFAQAWRVGAELMKK, encoded by the coding sequence ATGCTCAAAGATTTAGGTTCAGTACCTGCAGTGTTCCCGATGCCCGTCCTCATGGTCGCGACCTACGGTGAAGACGGCACAGTCGACGTGATGAACGTAGCTTGGGGCGGCATCTGCGGGATGGACAAGATCGCCCTCAACCTCGCTCCTGATCGCAAGACCCTCAAGAACATTCAGGCCAAGAAAGCGTTCACTGTCGCACTTGCGGACGCGGCGCACATCAAGGAAGCCGACTTTCTCGGCACAGCCAGCGGCAACGTAATGGCCGACAAGTTCGCACGCACGGGACTTACTGCAGTGAAGAGTGCTCATGTCGACGCACCTGTGATTCAGGAGTTTCCGCTCACGATGGAGTGCAGGCTTGAGGAAGTAAGAGAGTGCTTCGGTGAGATGAGAGTCGTCGGGACTATCGTTAATGTCCTCGCTGCTGAGGAAGTTCTCGACGAGAAGGGCAAGGTCGACGCAGGGAAGCTCAATGCCGTAATGTTCGACCAGTTCAGGAACACGTATTACACCGTCGGCCAGCAGTTCGCACAGGCTTGGCGCGTCGGTGCGGAACTCATGAAGAAGTAA
- a CDS encoding GGDEF domain-containing protein: MSLASAFSKIWHESAAAFAGSGYVIFTIEANVVCIIVLAILFNRQQNSSDQTETGLLWSKILFVQILYCLTWVFRVMADAEVFPGTNIAQYVITSINIGLLGYMCWMIFIYMEYAQNSGLLSSMRNRIIAALPFALNVIMLGVSLGRAFLRDIAGAEVHPGLLFPSVLPVTLVYPAASVVSSFLRRSKMSRYERETLPAVALYPAVLAACILLQALNWRMPFLCYVIIISDLIMHLLHADSLILVDPLTKIPNRNGLMRSLTERLGGEAPENIHVFAVDIEDMGMINSSYGRIEGDKVLVLTAEALKKFRDEEHPCYVARYYGDEFIITADIQDDEERDLFVEHIRNYVSNAAISHRLRYHLRVGVGWARYEHFSRTETISGLIEEADRSLTENREQRRFQHMWHGSRG, translated from the coding sequence ATGTCTCTCGCTTCTGCTTTCTCCAAAATATGGCACGAATCTGCAGCAGCTTTCGCGGGTTCAGGCTACGTAATCTTCACCATCGAAGCTAACGTCGTGTGCATTATCGTTCTGGCGATACTCTTCAACCGTCAGCAGAACTCCTCCGACCAGACAGAAACAGGCCTGCTGTGGAGCAAAATACTATTCGTGCAGATACTCTACTGTCTGACGTGGGTCTTCAGGGTCATGGCTGATGCCGAAGTCTTTCCCGGCACAAACATCGCGCAGTACGTCATCACCTCGATTAACATCGGACTTCTGGGCTATATGTGCTGGATGATCTTCATCTACATGGAATACGCGCAGAACTCCGGCCTTCTCTCCTCCATGCGGAACAGAATAATCGCCGCACTTCCTTTCGCGCTCAATGTAATCATGCTGGGTGTCTCGCTGGGCAGGGCGTTCTTGCGGGATATAGCGGGAGCTGAGGTTCATCCCGGCCTGCTGTTCCCGTCGGTTCTGCCGGTAACTCTGGTGTACCCTGCCGCCTCTGTGGTGTCGTCCTTCCTCCGCAGAAGCAAGATGTCCCGTTACGAGCGCGAGACCCTCCCTGCTGTTGCCCTGTACCCGGCTGTTCTGGCGGCCTGCATACTCCTTCAGGCTCTGAACTGGCGGATGCCCTTCCTGTGCTACGTTATAATCATCTCTGACCTGATAATGCACCTGCTTCACGCCGACAGCCTGATACTCGTTGACCCACTCACCAAGATACCCAACAGGAATGGCCTTATGCGCTCACTGACCGAGCGTCTCGGCGGAGAAGCTCCCGAGAACATTCACGTGTTCGCGGTGGACATTGAGGACATGGGGATGATTAATTCATCGTACGGACGGATAGAGGGAGACAAAGTACTTGTTCTGACCGCCGAAGCCCTGAAAAAATTTCGTGATGAGGAGCATCCGTGCTATGTCGCGAGGTACTACGGCGACGAGTTCATCATCACTGCGGACATTCAAGACGACGAGGAGCGTGATTTGTTCGTCGAGCACATCCGCAACTACGTGAGCAACGCCGCAATCTCTCACAGGCTGCGTTATCACCTCAGGGTAGGCGTGGGCTGGGCAAGGTACGAGCACTTCAGCAGGACGGAGACGATCTCCGGGCTTATCGAGGAGGCTGACAGGTCATTGACGGAGAACAGGGAGCAGAGGAGATTTCAGCACATGTGGCACGGAAGCAGAGGGTGA